In Mucilaginibacter boryungensis, a single window of DNA contains:
- the lpxB gene encoding lipid-A-disaccharide synthase codes for MKYYLVAGEASGDLHGANLMKALKERDPEAEFRYFGGDLMQAQGGRLVKHYADMAFMGFVEVLANLRTIFKNLKACKTDISAWQPDVVILIDFPGFNLKIADFAKAQGFKTCYYISPKVWAWNQKRVLKIKRVVDHMFCILPFEVDFYNKWGMHVDYVGNPLLDAIAAFEPTAGFLKEYHLTGKRIIALLPGSRKQEISRLLPDMLAVTAQFPHHQFVIAGAPSFDKAYYDQYVDKQEIPVVFNATYDLLTHAEAAIVASGTATLETALFNVPQVVVYKGGAISIAIARMVVSIKFISLVNLIMNKLVVKELIQEDCNPQQIATELNLLLNDAAYRTQMLTNYDELDVYMGTPGASAKAAELILGYLKG; via the coding sequence ATGAAGTACTACCTGGTAGCGGGCGAAGCGTCGGGCGACTTACACGGCGCCAACCTGATGAAGGCACTGAAGGAGCGCGATCCCGAAGCTGAATTCCGGTACTTTGGCGGCGACTTAATGCAGGCCCAGGGCGGTAGGCTGGTAAAGCATTATGCTGATATGGCCTTTATGGGTTTTGTAGAAGTATTGGCCAACCTGCGCACCATATTTAAAAACCTGAAAGCATGCAAAACAGATATTAGCGCCTGGCAGCCCGATGTGGTAATATTGATCGATTTTCCAGGCTTTAACCTGAAGATCGCTGATTTTGCCAAAGCGCAAGGTTTTAAAACCTGCTACTATATCTCGCCAAAAGTTTGGGCCTGGAACCAAAAACGCGTCCTGAAAATAAAACGCGTGGTCGATCATATGTTCTGCATCCTGCCCTTCGAGGTTGACTTTTACAACAAATGGGGTATGCATGTAGATTATGTAGGCAACCCGCTGTTGGATGCCATAGCAGCATTTGAGCCTACCGCAGGTTTTCTTAAGGAATACCACCTGACAGGTAAGAGGATCATAGCGCTGTTACCCGGTAGTCGCAAACAAGAGATCAGCAGGTTATTACCTGATATGCTGGCGGTAACAGCACAGTTCCCTCATCATCAATTTGTAATTGCCGGTGCGCCATCGTTTGATAAAGCTTATTACGATCAATACGTGGATAAGCAGGAAATACCCGTTGTATTCAATGCCACCTACGATTTGCTCACCCACGCCGAAGCTGCAATTGTAGCATCGGGCACAGCTACGCTGGAAACGGCTTTATTTAATGTGCCGCAAGTAGTGGTTTATAAAGGTGGCGCTATTAGTATTGCTATTGCACGCATGGTGGTATCTATCAAATTTATATCACTTGTAAACCTGATTATGAATAAACTGGTAGTGAAGGAACTGATACAGGAAGATTGTAACCCACAGCAAATAGCTACAGAACTAAACTTGCTATTAAATGATGCAGCCTATCGCACCCAAATGTTAACTAATTACGATGAACTTGACGTGTATATGGGTACCCCCGGCGCGTCAGCTAAGGCCGCTGAATTAATTTTGGGATATTTGAAAGGTTGA
- a CDS encoding adenine phosphoribosyltransferase, whose product MIEQQIKSAIRDIPDFPKPGIVFKDITPILKDPILCDKILDAFTERLKDTKIDVVAGVESRGFLFGLSLACRLGVPFIPVRKAGKLPFTIKQKAYKLEYGTATIELHTDAFEPGQHILIHDDLLATGGTVTAASELIKEMGGVVAGFSFVVGLGFLNGRERIQPISDKILVLADY is encoded by the coding sequence ATGATAGAACAACAAATTAAAAGCGCCATAAGGGATATTCCAGACTTTCCGAAACCCGGTATTGTATTTAAGGATATCACCCCTATTTTAAAAGACCCTATACTTTGTGATAAGATACTTGATGCTTTTACCGAGCGACTAAAAGATACCAAAATAGATGTAGTTGCGGGGGTTGAAAGTCGCGGATTTTTGTTTGGGTTATCCTTGGCATGCCGGTTAGGCGTGCCGTTTATCCCGGTGCGTAAGGCCGGTAAATTGCCGTTTACCATTAAACAAAAAGCGTATAAACTGGAATACGGCACCGCCACTATTGAACTGCATACTGATGCCTTTGAACCCGGTCAGCACATATTGATACACGACGACCTGCTGGCCACCGGCGGCACCGTAACCGCAGCCAGTGAACTGATAAAAGAAATGGGCGGCGTAGTAGCAGGCTTCAGTTTTGTGGTTGGTCTTGGTTTTTTAAATGGCCGCGAAAGGATACAGCCAATAAGTGATAAAATTTTGGTACTGGCGGATTATTAG